TTCCTTTTGTTGCTTTATTATTTCTTATTTAATAAAGAAGGGGGTCGTGGGTCCTAATTTTTCGTTGTCATTTTTATGTTTTATGCGAGGCCGATCTTTTGGAGCCAAGTGTCGATTTGTTGTAGATATTTCTATCGACGATTTCGATGTAACAAAAGATTTTGTTAGTTAGTTTTGTCGCGCTTGTTGGCGGAGTTGGCTGCGACCAAGGACTTGATCAGTGTCCTGGTTTCTGGTCAACTGTTGCAGTTATGCGATTTTATGATACGAGAAGTCTGGTGTGTTTGAATGTCTAAGAACTGTATCTTTTAAGATGTCGGATTCTGTTCATTACATATTTGTGAAAAGAAAGGCAATTTTTGATATTGTCATGTTGTTGTTCTTCGGATGTTGCGGTAAGTCCACTTTGGGTTCTGTAGGTGGAGGGGGACTGGACTCGTATCGTGAGTTGCCTACGTACCCTCATCGAGGGATCAAGTCATAACGTAGTTTGATTATTTTCCCAAGGATAGGGTCTATTTTTTGATTGTTCGTGTGCGTGAGTATGTCGGTTGTTAATTTTTGCTGCCTCATTTAGGGTGTTGCTCGATGTCCTTAAAGCTTGCGAGGTAGCATGTTCTGGAGTTCCTCTGGCTTCCTCTGATGGTTTCGATTCCTTTCGAGGTGGAAAATTTCACGCAGTGGTGATATGTCGAAGGGACAACCTTCATGCTGTATAGCCAGGGTCTCCCGAGGATTGCATTGAACGGGGATGGACGGTCTATCACGATGAATTCTATGATTTTTCAGATTTCTCCAGCGGTTACCGCGAACTCGATCGAACCGAGAGAGTAGGTGGTCTCTCCTGCGAAGCCAATGAGGGGAGTTCGCTCGTTCTTTAGGAGCGCTTTAGTGAATCCCATCTTTTTAAACGCCTCATTAAAGAGGACGTCGGCCGAGCTTCCGGTGTCGATCATTACTCGGGATAGTTCGCAACTGCCGACGTCGATTCGTATCACGAGAGCGTCGTCGTGTGGTTTATCGAGGTCTACGGTTTCGTTTTCGTTGAAGGTGATTTCGTGGTCGGGACCTGACATGGGCTCTCTAATTCCTATGCTGTTTTCTGCTCTCTGTTGGTATGCTTTGATTGAGTTGACCGAATTGCAGAACTTTGAGCCTCCGTAAATGAAGTCGATCCGTTTTTTACCCTTGTTGTGGGCCGGAAAATTCCATCTCTTAGTCAGGGCTGGTCGGTAGTGCCTCTGCCCCCCAGACAGATTGCGATTGAGAGTCTGCATTTTGTCTTATTTTTGAATCGGTTTCTCCAGCAGCTTGAGAATCTTGGTCATTTTATTCTTTCGCTTGAAGTTGGAGACTTTTATGCTAGGAGGTTTTGTTTTTGGGTTGTATGGAGTGATGCAGGGGGGGAGGAGTGACTTCGTCGGGATTTTCCAATGCACGGATTACTAGTGAGATCTCGAAGCAGATTTTTCCTTCGGTTTGGTTCTTGATTTCATCGGTTGCGCTGCTGTTCTGCTCCCTTGAAATCATGTAAATTCTTTTCTTCGAGGCTGGGGGTGAAGAGTTCGGTGATTCATGTTCGACCTCTCTGCCTCTTTTGTTTGTTGTGGCTTTGGCCTTTCGGTTGGATTTCGGAGTCACTGGCTCTTCTTCTTCTCCGACTTCTTCGTTAGTTTTCTTATTTTTGTTTTGATTGCAAAGTGCGGAACGACATTCTTCGGTCGAGTGGCCCTTGCGATCTTGGAAAGCGCAGTATTTGCTAAGGTCGTATGTTGAAGACTTTTGCGTCGAATTATTTATTGCGTAGGAATGTTGCCCTTTGGTGGTTGGTTCTTTAGGAGTAGCAGGTTTTTTGGTTGCGTTATTCTTGTTTGCGCTATACTGTTCTTTCAAGGTTGCGACTTCCTCTTTGTGAGTGGCAAAATAAGAGGCTTGGTGCAGGGCGTCGTGCAACGAGTTAGGTGCTCGTACTGCCAATTCTTCCCTGAATTTTGATGAGAACCAGACGCCATTCTTTAATGCTACGAGGGCAACGACTTCGTTCGGATGTGAAATATTGGCTTTCATTTCTCGGAATTTGTTTATGTATGCTCTTAATGGCTCGAAAGGCGCTTGTTTGAGATTCCAGATATCTGCTACGGTAACTCTTGTCTCTACGAAGGCTGAGTATTGTTTGAGGAACGCAGATACCAACTGGGTAAAGTTGTCGATAGAATTTTCTTCTAGTCCAGCGAACCATTCTAGGGCGGCTCCGGTGAGGTTCTCGGCGAAGAAACGACAATATTCGGCTTCTTTCTCGTCACTGGTGAGGTGCGCTCTCGATATCGCTAGACGGAAAGCTCGCACATGGGTCTTTGGGTATGTGCTCCCAGTGTATTC
The DNA window shown above is from Brassica oleracea var. oleracea cultivar TO1000 chromosome C3, BOL, whole genome shotgun sequence and carries:
- the LOC106330097 gene encoding uncharacterized protein LOC106330097, with protein sequence MKHPDLIPERIDGKAGGARNTNLTTKPLYPRESNPSATKTFHQAGFDNPSEQARRHDLRGPVNIDPQREDLGILNETGTFQNYIERNDAELKRIHAIVHMVTSSTPDIDMVIEETRTNPFTNIIASVRLHHVGKLKFPEYTGSTYPKTHVRAFRLAISRAHLTSDEKEAEYCRFFAENLTGAALEWFAGLEENSIDNFTQLVSAFLKQYSAFVETRVTVADIWNLKQAPFEPLRAYINKFREMKANISHPNEVVALVALKNGVWFSSKFREELAVRAPNSLHDALHQASYFATHKEEVATLKEQYSANKNNATKKPATPKEPTTKGQHSYAINNSTQKSSTYDLSKYCAFQDRKGHSTEECRSALCNQNKNKKTNEEVGEEEEPVTPKSNRKAKATTNKRGREVEHESPNSSPPASKKRIYMISREQNSSATDEIKNQTEGKICFEISLVIRALENPDEVTPPPLHHSIQPKNKTS